From the genome of Stigmatopora nigra isolate UIUO_SnigA chromosome 2, RoL_Snig_1.1, whole genome shotgun sequence:
TAGCTCGGAATCTTGGAATCTTACGGATTTCCGTGGTGCTTTAAGAATCTGAAGAATTATAAGAAGAAGAATTGTGGAAAATATAAATGACAATTGTTGTTAGtgtatatttacttttataTAATGTAAGCATATGTGTACTGCCCTCATGTGAACGGGCCACCGTTCAACCTCACAATTTTACCATACAATTTAAGATACAATACTGTCAATACAATACATGGGTGGAAAAAATCAATGTACTATATTCtatataattaaaattaaaaagaaaatcaagctgtttaaatggaaaaatgaaCCATATTTATTTGCAGGCAAACAAAAATCCATGGAAATGAGATATTTTCATAAACTTAATACCTTGCCAACACAGATATGATAAGGAAAAgaaaacccttgtgaggataagcggttcagaaaatgaatgaatgttatgcACACTGATCATTACTGAAGATTTTATTATTGCTTTTCTTTTATCTCATTTCATCAAAAGCACTTTGGTAAGTGGTGGCTTTGTActtttatgaataaatattgaGTTGATTTATGTTTGTTGGTTATTTGCATTACTCACAGAGGAAATGCGTCTATTGGAGGTGAAACCTGTGTTGTCACtgcaaaagtaaacaaacatgtcAAATAACAAAGTTGTAACAAAATGTCATATTATTGGTGTCAAAAATGTCAGACTTACTCATTTTTGCCAATATCCGAGGGATCCATTTTCAACTCAAAGACAGTTAGATTAATTTTGGTCAGATCTGTTTCccctttaatgaaaaaaagtagcACTTAGCCATCATCTTGATGCCACCAAtcatcaaaaacattttctttttagaacCCCAGTGAATTCGATAAATAAGCAACATAAAACAGACAGATCACACAAATAAGGTGAATAGATTCCTCGATCATCGCATTAATTTCCAACTATTTGAATGGTTTTAATGTTTACCATTGATATTAATTGGGCTCAGTGAAAGCATCATTGTGGCTTACTATTAACACAATATATAACTATTAATTAAATCAGACTTAccttttaaattgtgaaaacGATAAATGCACAGATGAGTATTGTCACTTATTaacaaatatttacattcataAAGCAAGATCTAAATTAGTATAGCAAACATTTTAACCTCGACTTGTTCAAAGCTAACGTCTGTAGTTTTGAATTTAGCCGCCACCGCGCATGCGTACTATAAAATAATACTTTTACGATGAGGTATATAAGATGTTAATTGACATATGTGTATTCGTTAATTTAATGATAATCATCGATCggattcaattttaaaataactaGAACTATTTAATTTTTAGTCTCATAACGACATACAGGATATGACGTGAAAAACGCACATTCTTGCAAAACGGTTGGAAGGCTTACTTTTTGAAATTATTGTGCGGGTAAATATTTTGAAAGCACGTTTTGTGTATACAATAAAGATGTCCAAATTTCCAAGAGGTAAGCACTatcactttgttgttttttctttacattagcATAACTGGATCGATCTTTTTCAGGAATTCCGAAATCTgtttataaaaaagaaatgaaggaCCCTTCTGCAAAAAGTGGGGTCAAACAGAAAGAAGCAGCTGGGTgagtaaatatgaaaatatagtaATAAATAACAGTTTAGCTACTAAGTTTAATACTCAGAAAATAACATGCGGAATCAATTGAAGTATACAGCAAATGTATACTACTACAATGTATTGTGAGGCATGTAAACTGGGGATTTAAACTGAATGATCAATGCCGATGactaatttttcatattttccaaaaagatATGGCCTGCACGGAGAATTAAAGGAGCAAAATCAACAATTGACTGCTGCCAAAGAAGAATTACAGAAAGAACTCACAGAAACACAGGTAGGGAAAGAGAAATACATGTTGTTATACCTACAGTAGATGTGCTAttccaaatattattataatatttttaatacaggaAAGAGTTACCCATTTGGATCATCAGTTCAATGTCCTAGAAAAAGAGAACCAAGAGGTGAAGAAACAACTTCACGATTGCCAGATCGTTTTGGTTGCTGCAAAAGTGGACCCGGGTAATTATGCTTTTGCATGTATAATAACTTTTCTGCATTGAATATTAATGGAAATTAAAATTCAAGTCTATTCGCTACTTTTAGTTTCAGGTGAAGCCATCGTGAAAGCTGTACAAGagaatgaaaaagaaagaaaagaagtcatggtatgaaaatgtatttctgtatttttccttcatttgaTGTAAAATATGTACACTACCATTAATTGTGCATTTTATAAAGTTCACCTCCGTTCACAACAACTGATTAATATTACAACATTGTTCTATTCTAGAATGTCTCGACCAAATTGTTGAATGAATTACAAGCTTTTGAGGAAATTGCTAGTCAGCAACGTTCTCGCCTGCTGGTAAATattgtgtttattattattatgagtaTTATTGTCAATATGGATGCATGACAATTAACAGCGACaaatatttgcatgttttttgacatttttaggaaATCCAAAAAACAGTTTCAGACTTGAACGAAGAACGAGAGCGTGTAATGCAAGAGAGGAATGCCTTCACTTTGGAGGCTGGTGAACTGGAAAAAGCTCTGATGGAGGCAGAAGAGCTATTGTTATAAATGTGTCACGTAGTCTCTTGATGTGTTTATGTACAGTATGTGAGTGAATTTCATGTTTTCTGTAAttaatttgcaataaaaaatatcacaatgaTTTGTTTCCTATTTGTacagtattttaaaatgattcttTTTACAGTAATGGCTCATAATTGTGCTgaactgtttgtttttaatagaaaaatatttgattttccatactgcttattctcacaagagtcAAGGGTGTGCTGCATAACGTAAAATCAATATATTGCCAAGATATCAAAAGCAGCATGAgttactaacattttttttcataatttccaTCATACTACCTTCCATGTATTTCCAATTTTGATCGCTAGAGAGCAGTCGTGTGATTACAGTGTTTTCCCAACTGAAACAACAAAGAAGAGTTTCGCGGAAAAAAACCCTGCATCCAGCATGATCGTTCGACATTGAACGATAGCGATCAAATATCTCTAAAACAATTAACTTTGAGTGTTTTGAGTTATACGATTACATCAAGTGACTTAAACATTATTAAATTATGTTTTCTCTCACTGTCAACCTGTCAACAACTCCCCTGGATCCCACTCTGGTGCGACTGAAGGACTAGTCATTTCAATTCTGCATAGGGGAGTAGGTAAATACATTTAACAGAAATATAAAAGTTATTATTGtcagctttttttctccataaaaaATGTTCGGACGAGTAATATACTACAGATAATTTTCTTCTTCCTGTAAACAATAGCATGACAATAGCATGTACACTAACCTTTAACCCTGTGCAACTATAATGCTGCCTGTGTGGCTCTGTTTTCAGATCATGTCTGCAAGTTGTGTGAGGCAAATCCTTTGCCATGCAGTTCAAATACTGAAAGGGGGCAGTACTGTCATTCCTGCATACAGGATACCCAGAAGGAGCGTAAAGATGGGCATCTTTGGCACATGGAGATGCTCTCCCTTTTGCACAGAGGCAGTAGGCTCCAATCCACCACCtgcagtaaagaaaaaaaagccagatcCTCGTGCTCGTGACACTATCAGCAACATTGGCCGGAAAATCTCCGCACGCCAGATCCAAGTCATCAGTGAAGAAGGGGAAAACATGGGTGTCCTCCACCGTGCAGATGTTCTTAGAATCATGGATGAGAAGGGTCTCAAACTGGTGCTGCTCAATGAACAAAAAGAGCCTCCAGTTTATCGTTTGATGAGTGGAAAACAAATCCATGAGGAACAGATGAAGTTGTgggcaaaacaaaaatctaaagcAGGTtagagaaaacaataaaaacacaaaactatcTCTAAAAAGTGTATTATGGTTTAAAATTGTGGTTATGTGAGCATGCATTTCTAGTTTCTATGTAAAATGCAGGTGATTTTGAAAGACTATTTTAGGTAATAGAAAAGTATAAAACTGCCTTTTTGTGGGCCTTTTTTTGTACAGCTCCTCTACAGGTAAAAGAGCTTACCTTTTCATCGGGAATCGCACCTCATGACCTAAAGACGAAACTGAAGCAGGTGGGAAATTGGTTGGAAAAGAAGCATCATGTCAGGATTACATTACGCTCACCTAGCAAAGATTCCATAAATAATCTGGTAAGGAAGACTCCTATTTCACCACTCATTCCAAATGTATTGCAAACAGTGCCTCAATTTGCCATGTCAATTCTTATTTTCCAACAGGATGAAAAACTAGAGCAGATAGTGCAAGAAATGGATGTGATGGTGGGATATGTCACTAAGCCTAGAGTCATACGTGAGGGTCAAGCAGCCATGTGTATTATTCGGCCACCTTCAGCAAAGGAACTATCTAAAAAAGACAAGAATCAGACTAAAAAATCTCAGTCTGTTAGCCCAACGGCTGCCCAGGAGGAAACGTCGCCTCCCGACACAAAAGAGGAGCCAACAACCATGAGccatgaaaaataaaacttttttgcaATTAGACATGGTTTAAGCCTGTATGTTTTGACACATTAGATACACAAAAGTACATTAAAAACACGCATACATAACATTAACTACTACAGTATAGCTTAATGGGAGTGGGGTTTGTCTGATTTGTGTAAATAGATGTAAATGTCACAaggattattattttgttttaaataaaaaagtatcATAATAGTGTTCAAACTTGgtatttttggttgatttttaatgtaaaaattggGTGTGTCGAATTTAATGTTAGAAAATTGTTATAATGCTGATAGTTGATGTTCATTTTGAAGGTAATCTCAGTCATAGCCATTTAGTGTTGGTACTGTATAAAACTACCTCACTTGTAACTTTGCtagcatcaataaaaaaaataatctgtgaATTTTGGTCacactattgtttattcaagaATATTATCATTtcatgttaaaattaaaaaatacaatttggcTTACAGATACATTCACTTGTCACAGATAATGTAAATGTGTTTAACACTTTTTAATCCAATACAATCCTTGAATTTGCAGCATTAGACTCATGCTCTGTTAGTCTTAACTGAACAATTGGGAACTGAAGACATCCAACTCATCTTAAGCTccttcacatttaaaaatataaacttttccaaactgtaaaaataaaagcaagattAACTAGCATGCATGAACAACATTTGTCAATAAGCCTCGAGTACTTTGTAAGAGGAGAAAGGTTTAACAAAGTGATAGTCCAGGTTACCGCAGTGAGGGCATTGCTGCACATTGCTGTACTCGGAGAAATACTGCATCCCGATACGAACATCGACTACTGGCTTCCCGCAGTGTTTACAGTTGAGACGGGCCTgagaagaggggaaaaaaaagaaccattgGACATatgactatttaaaaataatgatctgTACACACAAAAGATGAAAACAGCTCTtgttttttatacttaataCAAGATTTTAACCCAAGAATGTCAATATTAGGGATATCTGTGGTACAATCGAAAAATAAACAACCTCACTAAATGGAATAATAGTAATCTATTGAGTCggtatctttattttttttattttaagatgtGTAATATTAGTTATATTTTAAGAACTATTGTCTGATTTTTTACCTGACAACAAGGTGAGGCAGCCAGGATGTCATAGGTGTACATAGTGCCCAGTTGATGCCAACTTCCATCCCAGCGGGACTTGCATTTGATGCATACGATCTTGTGGACACCCTCGAGACAATCCACACATATAGCATAGAGGTGCATTAACCTACCTGTTCGagacataaaaaatgattagcTGTCAAGACAGAAAAAGAATAACTAGTTGTCAAAATAAGTCAGTCATAGTGTGCATAATAGACTTAAGCGCACCTAATATAAGATTTCActcaatatttcaaaatgtacaaaaatgtggactatttttttggattgtgggagtGGCTTGCACAGTTGTAGCTTGTTTTTTCACTAAGTGTAGATAAAATGCAAGAATCCCAAACAAggaaaacccttttttttttaccttgcagGTGGCAAGGTACATCGTACTCAATCTCATCATGGCGTGATGGGCTAAGGAACATTGTCCCGTCCACTAGTGGAAATTGTTCAAATACTGGGAGTACTCGGTGGCACAGAGCACAGTTCACCACATTCCTCTGACTGGCACTGAGTGTGGACAGAATGAACCTATAAGACAGAACAATATGGGTTATCTGATTGTGGCATTTACAGACCTTGTTATGAGCTAAACATTGAGGTGTGACTGGCTCTTACTTGTTACTCTACATTTAAAGAACTGTACTAAAACTATGACTGGAATATCCATATTCATTTAGTAGCAACAAAAGttaatgtatgtatgcatacatgcatatacatatgtatatggcataggctccagtaccctctgcaacccttgtgagcaCAACGAATGAATGGAAGTTCACAAACTAGGTAATGTTATGAGTGAATGTAAAAAGAACAGTGATGGGTCAGCAAAAAGGGGACACATTTGGATGTATTCATGTAATAAAGCTTTCAATTCTCATCTACTATAGACTGTGTGTATGTTTACCTGCGCAATTCTTCTCCCTGGCCCACCTGAGCATCGTCCTCCATTCGAACGTGGTAGGTGTTAAGTTTATGGCGAGGGATGTGAGTGACAAGCTCCGAGAGGTCCAGCCTCCTCAGGAACTGTACAGGTTGTGGAAGGGTACCATCAACTATGCTGCTTGATGCAATCCGGTGATGAATAGGGAGGGTGAATGCCATCGGTAAGGGTAGCACAGACGCATTTTCAAGGTGAGGAATGCAACCAGATGCTCGGCTCAAGGTTCCACCAACTATAAGTTGCTTGCGCTGTGCCTCCATGTGAACTGCAGTTTTGAGGAATTCCCCAAATTGCCGGGAACCCCGAAAACCAGAGCCGGCGGTTGGCGAGAAGGAGAAACCAGTGGGAGGAGACTGTCCTGGGGAGCCACATGGAGATTTCAGAGAGGGGCCTAAAGGAAAAAGACCTCCTACTGCACCTGCTCCTCTCTCGACTGAGTTCTGACGGTCTAGTGATTGTCTTCGCGGTTGCTCCTGACTCGATGCTCTATGTGCAGGTTTACCTGCTCCTCCAGGTTGCTGTCTTTTCCGAGGCTCCTCAAACACACCATCCCCAGGCCCAGAAGCCCCACCACAAGACCCTGTTCTGCCAGTGCTTCTTTCAGATGGCTTCTTCTTTCGTTCGTCCTGCATACGCTTCACCTGATACCAGTCCGTGTCTTTTTTTAGATGACCCTGGCCACAACGACAAGAGCAAAACCTAAAAGCTAAGTCGTATCCTTTCTTGGTCCACATATTCTGTCGACACTGTTTCTCATTCCAGGAACGAGCACGGCCGATGCAGTTGAATTGTACCAGAATAGAGCTCTCCCACTCATAGAAGCATTGCAAGTGCATCCAATTTCCGAAGGGACAAAGCTCATTATTGCACTGAATCCTCTGGTAGTCATCCTTCTCCCGGTCAATGGGCCGGCCTGAGCTGCAGACCAGTGGTGTCGCACACTGGAACTCTGGAGGATTGAGGGCAGAATTGATTATTTGTATCATTTATGGACAGTAAATATTGCTGTTGTGGCAATAATCATATTTAGTACTTTGAATTTAAGAGTATATGACCATATGTTTGGTCTCATGCATGTTATAGATCAAAATGAGCGTGTGATGTGGTTGAAGGTTGTCACTTATGTTTTCAGGAATTTGATTGCAATTGATTTTGGGATACAAACCGATCCGCAAATGAGCCGATTTCAAATAAGTGATGGCATAACATCCCACCGCACCTTATTATGCAACTACCTGACTACTGCTTCCAGCACACCCACTAGTTCTGAATATGAATACTTGAAAAACTAACACATGGCAAGGATTTCAATTTATATATTCCAATTCAATCCAGTCAGACACATTTTAATCAGTGTGTTTACAAAGGGTAAAAAATGACTAACAATTGCAAGATACCTTGCTTAGCAAACGACATCATTGGCATTTTCATTGTGAAATACCTTGCGAATGTAATGAAATGGCACCAAAGATAGTGAAAAAAACATAGGAAAAAATAATGCAAGGTCACCTTTATGAGATTAATAGAATAGTTTTTACTCCAGAACTaatcatattatatatatggcATATAATGCACACtttaagtatatgtatatattaattaattattttttgaaccactttatcctcattaggttcgcagggggtgctggagcctatcccagctgacttcaggccagagggagtggacaccctgaattggtg
Proteins encoded in this window:
- the knstrn gene encoding small kinetochore-associated protein; this encodes MSKFPRGIPKSVYKKEMKDPSAKSGVKQKEAAGYGLHGELKEQNQQLTAAKEELQKELTETQERVTHLDHQFNVLEKENQEVKKQLHDCQIVLVAAKVDPVSGEAIVKAVQENEKERKEVMNVSTKLLNELQAFEEIASQQRSRLLEIQKTVSDLNEERERVMQERNAFTLEAGELEKALMEAEELLL
- the mtif3 gene encoding translation initiation factor IF-3, mitochondrial, coding for MSASCVRQILCHAVQILKGGSTVIPAYRIPRRSVKMGIFGTWRCSPFCTEAVGSNPPPAVKKKKPDPRARDTISNIGRKISARQIQVISEEGENMGVLHRADVLRIMDEKGLKLVLLNEQKEPPVYRLMSGKQIHEEQMKLWAKQKSKAAPLQVKELTFSSGIAPHDLKTKLKQVGNWLEKKHHVRITLRSPSKDSINNLDEKLEQIVQEMDVMVGYVTKPRVIREGQAAMCIIRPPSAKELSKKDKNQTKKSQSVSPTAAQEETSPPDTKEEPTTMSHEK
- the heca gene encoding headcase protein homolog isoform X2; this translates as MPNQKNNKGRKSKRTNSSGDEQENGACAAATGGAAVVAAAAASNAAAPGSERSSEFQCATPLVCSSGRPIDREKDDYQRIQCNNELCPFGNWMHLQCFYEWESSILGHLKKDTDWYQVKRMQDERKKKPSERSTGRTGSCGGASGPGDGVFEEPRKRQQPGGAGKPAHRASSQEQPRRQSLDRQNSVERGAGAVGGLFPLGPSLKSPCGSPGQSPPTGFSFSPTAGSGFRGSRQFGEFLKTAVHMEAQRKQLIVGGTLSRASGCIPHLENASVLPLPMAFTLPIHHRIASSSIVDGTLPQPVQFLRRLDLSELVTHIPRHKLNTYHVRMEDDAQVGQGEELRRFILSTLSASQRNVVNCALCHRVLPVFEQFPLVDGTMFLSPSRHDEIEYDVPCHLQGRLMHLYAICVDCLEGVHKIVCIKCKSRWDGSWHQLGTMYTYDILAASPCCQARLNCKHCGKPVVDVRIGMQYFSEYSNVQQCPHCGNLDYHFVKPFSSYKVLEAY
- the heca gene encoding headcase protein homolog isoform X1: MPNQKNNKGRKSKRTNSSGDEQENGACAAATGGAAVVAAAAASNAAAPGSERSSEFQCATPLVCSSGRPIDREKDDYQRIQCNNELCPFGNWMHLQCFYEWESSILVQFNCIGRARSWNEKQCRQNMWTKKGYDLAFRFCSCRCGQGHLKKDTDWYQVKRMQDERKKKPSERSTGRTGSCGGASGPGDGVFEEPRKRQQPGGAGKPAHRASSQEQPRRQSLDRQNSVERGAGAVGGLFPLGPSLKSPCGSPGQSPPTGFSFSPTAGSGFRGSRQFGEFLKTAVHMEAQRKQLIVGGTLSRASGCIPHLENASVLPLPMAFTLPIHHRIASSSIVDGTLPQPVQFLRRLDLSELVTHIPRHKLNTYHVRMEDDAQVGQGEELRRFILSTLSASQRNVVNCALCHRVLPVFEQFPLVDGTMFLSPSRHDEIEYDVPCHLQGRLMHLYAICVDCLEGVHKIVCIKCKSRWDGSWHQLGTMYTYDILAASPCCQARLNCKHCGKPVVDVRIGMQYFSEYSNVQQCPHCGNLDYHFVKPFSSYKVLEAY